From Nitrososphaera sp., a single genomic window includes:
- a CDS encoding RNA polymerase Rpb4 encodes MTDTVKKEIITLPEVKAILDSVKPDDMDQIQRWTSDYVSKFARVDASAAKEMVRRLVGECDLTQEEAVEIVNVMPTSLEELRAFTFGWKKLILTENLEKMLKILKSDTQS; translated from the coding sequence AAATCATAACTCTGCCTGAGGTAAAGGCGATTCTCGATTCTGTCAAGCCAGACGACATGGACCAAATTCAGCGGTGGACTTCGGACTATGTCTCCAAATTCGCCAGGGTAGACGCGTCGGCAGCCAAGGAAATGGTGCGAAGACTGGTCGGCGAATGCGATCTTACTCAGGAGGAGGCAGTGGAGATAGTAAACGTAATGCCCACGTCTCTTGAAGAGCTTCGCGCGTTCACTTTCGGCTGGAAGAAGCTCATACTTACCGAGAACCTTGAAAAAATGCTCAAGATCTTAAAGTCCGATACCCAAAGTTAA